In Carya illinoinensis cultivar Pawnee chromosome 9, C.illinoinensisPawnee_v1, whole genome shotgun sequence, the following are encoded in one genomic region:
- the LOC122276307 gene encoding ammonium transporter 3 member 3-like has protein sequence MANASVVPSGYLQRQDPRTPEWLNKGDNAWQMISATLVGMQGMPGLVILYAGLVKKKWALNSAFMALFAFAAVMPCWVLWAYKMSFGHKLLPFWGKAGLAVSQDFLIPQAVLPSTSYKNGSYVTPAATLLYPTATMVFFQFAFAAVTVILLAGSVLGRMSIKAWMLFVPLWITFSYSVGAFSVWGGGFLFQWGVMDYSGGYVVHLASGAAGFTAAFWVGPRSREDRDEFPPNNLLLALAGAGILWMGWSGFNGGDPFSANVDSSMAVLNTHICAATSLLVWTCWDVLFFKKPSVIGAIQGMITGLVCITPGAGLVQGWAALVMGIASGTIPWYTMMVLSRKLPFLQAVDDTLGVLHTHAVAGILGGALTGLFAHPDLSSLFLTVPKSKGSFYGGKRGVQFWKQLVGACFIVGWNVLATSIILLVIKLLIPLRMTEEELKIGDDAAHGEEAYALIGQGQREQRYTQDGNNGAIQLEAQNAV, from the exons ATGGCAAATGCTTCGGTTGTTCCTTCTGGATACCTGCAACGCCAGGATCCTCGAACACCTGAATGGCTGAACAAGGGCGACAATGCATGGCAGATGATATCTGCTACACTCGTGGGCATGCAAGGGATGCCAGGGCTAGTCATCCTTTATGCAGGTCTTGTCAAGAAGAAATGGGCACTCAACTCAGCATTCATGGCACTGTTTGCCTTTGCAGCTGTCATGCCTTGCTGGGTGCTATGGGCTTACAAAATGTCTTTTGGTCATAAGCTTCTTCCATTCTGGGGGAAGGCTGGCCTTGCCGTTTCCCAGGACTTCTTGATCCCCCAAGCCGTTCTCCCCTCCACAAGTTACAAAAATGGAAGTTATGTAACTCCAGCAGCTACACTGTTATACCCCACAGCTACCATGGTCTTCTTCCAGTTTGCCTTTGCAGCCGTGACTGTGATACTGCTTGCCGGGTCGGTTCTGGGTCGGATGAGCATCAAAGCTTGGATGCTCTTTGTACCACTATGGATTACTTTCTCCTACAGCGTCGGAGCCTTTAGCGTATGGGGTGGTGGCTTCCTCTTCCAGTGGGGTGTGATGGATTATTCGGGTGGTTATGTTGTTCATTTAGCTTCTGGTGCAGCAGGATTCACAGCAGCTTTCTGG GTTGGTCCAAGATCGAGAGAAGACCGGGATGAATTCCCGCCTAACAATCTCTTACTAGCACTTGCTGGGGCTGGAATTCTTTGGATGGGTTGGAGTGGTTTCAATGGTGGAGATCCTTTTTCAGCTAATGTGGATTCATCCATGGCTGTCCTCAACACTCATATCTGTGCGGCCACTAGTCTCTTGGTATGGACATGCTGGGATGTTCTCTTCTTCAAGAAGCCCTCTGTGATTGGAGCCATCCAGGGAATGATAACTGGGTTGGTCTGTATCACTCCTGGTGCAG GTCTCGTTCAGGGATGGGCTGCCTTGGTAATGGGCATAGCTTCTGGGACAATTCCCTGGTACACCATGATGGTTTTGAGCAGGAAGCTGCCGTTTCTGCAGGCTGTTGATGACACCCTTGGTGTGTTGCATACTCATGCTGTTGCCGGAATCTTGGGTGGTGCTCTTACGGGACTCTTCGCTCATCCAGACCTCTCAAGCTTGTTCCTAACCGTCCCCAAATCAAAAGGCTCCTTCTATGGTGGTAAACGTGGAGTTCAATTTTGGAAGCAGTTGGTTGGAGCATGTTTTATAGTTGGTTGGAATGTACTGGCTACATCCATCATTCTCTTGGTTATTAAACTTCTAATACCTCTTCGAATGACTGAGGAAGAGCTCAAGATTGGGGACGATGCAGCTCATGGAGAGGAAGCCTATGCTCTTATTGGGCAAGGACAAAGAGAACAACGATATACACAAGATGGTAACAATGGTGCCATCCAGCTTGAAGCGCAGAACGCAGTCTGA